From a single Erpetoichthys calabaricus chromosome 1, fErpCal1.3, whole genome shotgun sequence genomic region:
- the LOC114664920 gene encoding gastrula zinc finger protein XlCGF57.1-like, protein MDVKEEKCEADMNLMEERTTNVEEDCEWESVHPKQESLGIKDEDCELGSVSIKEEAEEKSVSTEIHNYRSMESVKEDNLYYGHQDGAVTGLVSSHSRHSLSVESSTSVKGESLQSDTKRTEEISSPRTLEHQPLPKNSSKTRIKRHSCSECGKQFSGISNLRSHQRIHTGENSHSNSLLIQIKTNSEVKAYCCSECGKQFSRRNNLFDHKRIHTGEKPYCCPECGKRFSHCSSLQKHIKSHKEVKLYCCSECGKKFSQRCHLQSHQRIHTGEKPYCCPECGKRFSHCSNLQKHIKTHTGEKPYCCSDCGKRFSQRCHLHSHQRTHTGEKPYYCSECGKQFSHSSTLLIHIKAHSGEKPYGCSECGKQFSRRNNLLIHKRIHTGEKPYCCPECGKQFSRLCTLQIHVKTHTGEKPYCCLECGKHFSQKGHLHSHQRIHTGAKPYCSSECGKQFSQSNNFSDDKRIHTKKPYYCSECGKHFSKRHTLQIHQRIHTGQKPYCCPECGKQFSRSSTLHIHIKTHTGQKPCCCSECG, encoded by the exons atggatgtgaaagaggagaAGTGTGAGGCTGACATGAATTTAATGGAAGAAAGGACCACAAATGTTGAGGAGGACTGCGAATGGGAGAGTGTCCACCCTAAACAGGAGAGTCTGGGCATTAAGGACGAGGACTGTGAACTGGGGTCAGTGAGTATTAAAGAAGAGGCTGAAGAGAAATCTGTCAGCACTGAGATACACAACTACAGAAGTATGGAGAGTGTCAAGGAAGATAACCTTTATTATGGACATCAAGATGGAGCAGTGACTGGGTTAGTCTCTTCACATAGCAGACACTCTTTATCTGTAGAGTCTTCTACCAGTGTAAAAGGTGAATCGTTACAGTCTGACACAAAGAGGACCGAAGAAATTTCATCTCCTAGAACTCTGGAACATCAGCCACTACCTAAAAATTCATCTAAAAcaa GAATCAAACGTCacagctgttctgaatgtgggaaacaatttTCTGGCATAAGTAATCTTcggagccaccaaagaattcacactggggagaacTCACACAGTAATTCTCTTCTGATTCAAATTAAAACTAACTCAGAAGTGaaggcatattgctgttctgaatgtggcaaacaattttcacGAAGAAACAACCTTTTTGAccataaaagaattcacacaggagagaagccgtattgctgccctgaatgtggaaaacgattCTCTCACTGTAGTTCTCTTCAGAAACACATTAAATCTCACAAAGAAGTGAAgctgtattgctgttctgaatgtggcaaaaagttttcacAAAGATgccatcttcagagccaccaaagaattcacacaggggagaaaccatattgctgcccAGAATGTGGAAAACGATTCTCTCACTGTAGTAATCTTCAGAAGCACATTAAAACTCACACaggtgagaagccatattgttgttctgattGTGGTAAAAGGTTTTCACAAAGATGCCACCTTCACAGCCACCAAAGaactcacacaggagagaagccatattactgttctgaatgtggtaaacaattctcgCACAGTAGTACTCTTCTGATACACATTAAAGCTCactcaggagagaagccatatggctgttctgaatgtggtaaacagttttcacgaaGAAACAACCTTTTGattcacaaaagaattcacacaggggaaaagccatattgctgccctgaatgtggaaaacaattctctcGGCTTTGTACTCTTCAGATACACGTTAAaactcacacaggagagaagccatattgctgtttggaatgtggcaaacacttttcacaaaaaggCCATCTTCatagccaccaaagaattcacacaggggcaAAACCATATTGctcttctgaatgtggcaaacagttttcacaaagcaACAACTTTTCGGatgacaaaagaattcacacaaagAAGCCATattactgttctgaatgtggcaaacacttTTCAAAAAGACATACTCTTCAgatccaccaaagaattcacacagggcagaagccatattgctgccctgaatgtggaaaacaattctctcGCAGTAGTACTCTTCACATTCACATTAAAACTCACACTGGACAGAAGCCAtgttgctgctctgaatgtggttaA